Proteins encoded together in one Gemmatimonadota bacterium DH-78 window:
- a CDS encoding mechanosensitive ion channel domain-containing protein, protein MHPVFAPLRAPLLQLPAVTSPQTEALDQATAWLEGVFGLGPVAVRKAVFSLALILAVWFVRRLVVRVITSRIEDPRTRYGWVKGTAWAAYGVVFLLLGQVWLESVRNVGTFLGLLTAGLAIALKDLITNMAGWAFILMRHPFAVGDRIQIGEHKGDVVDIRLFQFTLLEVGNWVHADQSTGRIIHVPNADVFSEPVANYTDEFPYVWHEMPVLVTFESDWRRARELLQSALDAIAREIALEAATALRRGSRKFLISYRHFSPRVYVSVEDSGVCLTLRFLAPVRQRRGLNERIWEAILDAFAAEDAIDLAYPTRRMFINPVEGQTGARAPWPTP, encoded by the coding sequence GTGCACCCGGTCTTCGCCCCGCTCCGAGCACCGCTTCTCCAGCTACCTGCGGTCACCTCTCCGCAGACCGAGGCACTGGATCAGGCCACCGCCTGGCTCGAGGGCGTGTTCGGGCTGGGGCCGGTGGCCGTGCGCAAGGCGGTCTTCTCGCTCGCCCTGATTCTCGCCGTGTGGTTCGTGCGACGGCTCGTGGTCCGCGTGATCACGAGCCGCATCGAAGACCCCCGCACCCGCTACGGCTGGGTGAAGGGCACCGCGTGGGCCGCGTACGGGGTGGTCTTTCTCCTGTTGGGGCAGGTGTGGCTGGAGTCGGTGCGCAACGTCGGCACCTTTCTCGGCCTGCTCACCGCCGGTCTGGCCATCGCGCTGAAAGACCTGATCACCAACATGGCGGGATGGGCCTTCATCCTGATGCGCCACCCCTTCGCCGTGGGCGACCGCATTCAGATCGGCGAGCACAAGGGCGACGTGGTCGACATCCGCCTCTTTCAGTTCACCCTGCTCGAGGTGGGCAACTGGGTTCACGCCGACCAGAGCACGGGGCGGATCATCCACGTGCCCAACGCCGACGTCTTCTCCGAGCCGGTGGCCAACTATACGGACGAGTTTCCGTATGTCTGGCACGAGATGCCGGTCCTCGTCACCTTCGAGAGCGACTGGCGCCGCGCGCGGGAACTGCTCCAGAGCGCCCTCGACGCCATCGCGCGAGAAATCGCGCTCGAGGCGGCGACCGCGCTGCGCAGGGGGAGTCGCAAGTTCCTGATCTCCTACCGACATTTCTCTCCGCGCGTCTATGTGTCGGTGGAGGACTCCGGAGTGTGCCTCACCCTCCGCTTCCTCGCGCCGGTGCGTCAGCGGCGCGGACTGAACGAGCGGATCTGGGAAGCCATCCTCGACGCATTCGCCGCAGAAGACGCGATCGACCTGGCCTACCCCACCCGCCGCATGTTCATCAATCCGGTCGAGGGGCAGACCGGCGCGCGCGCCCCCTGGCCCACTCCCTGA